Proteins found in one Paenibacillus dendritiformis genomic segment:
- a CDS encoding ethanolamine ammonia-lyase subunit EutB has translation MILKTRLFGRTYQFNTLMEVMAKANEEKSGDMLAGLGATSSEERVAAKVVLSQITLKDLRNNPAVPYEQDEVTRIIQDQVNERIYSEIQNWTVEELREWILDDNTTEQDIKRVSRGLTAEMVAAVAKIMSNLDLMYGAKKIRVTARANTTIGRPGTLSARLQPNHPTDDPDGIMASLMEGLTFGIGDAVLGLNPVDDSVESVTRVLKRFEEFRQKWEIPTQTCVLAHVTTQMEAVKRGAPTGLIFQSIAGSEKGNAAFGFNAATIEEAQQLVLRHGQVSGPDVMYFETGQGSELSSEAHHGIDQVTMEARCYGFAKRFNPFLVNTVVGFIGPEYLYDAKQVIRAGLEDHFMGKLTGISMGCDACYTNHMKADQNDLENLAVLLTTAGCNFFMGIPHGDDVMLNYQTTGYHETATLRELLGLRPIREFEQWMEKMGFIENGKLTKKAGDASVFLK, from the coding sequence GTGATTTTAAAAACGAGACTGTTCGGCCGCACCTATCAGTTCAACACGCTGATGGAAGTGATGGCCAAAGCGAATGAAGAAAAATCGGGGGATATGCTGGCTGGACTCGGGGCCACGTCTTCGGAAGAGCGCGTGGCAGCCAAGGTGGTGCTGTCCCAGATTACGCTGAAGGACTTGCGCAACAATCCTGCGGTTCCTTATGAGCAGGACGAGGTTACCCGCATTATTCAGGACCAGGTCAATGAGCGCATTTACAGCGAGATTCAGAACTGGACCGTGGAAGAGCTGCGGGAGTGGATTCTGGACGATAACACGACCGAACAAGACATCAAGCGCGTATCCCGCGGGCTGACCGCCGAAATGGTGGCCGCGGTCGCCAAAATCATGTCCAACCTCGACCTGATGTACGGGGCGAAGAAGATTCGGGTGACGGCCCGCGCCAACACGACGATCGGCCGTCCGGGCACGTTGTCGGCCCGCCTGCAGCCGAACCACCCGACCGACGATCCGGACGGCATCATGGCTTCCCTGATGGAAGGCTTGACGTTCGGCATCGGGGACGCGGTATTGGGGCTTAATCCGGTGGACGACTCCGTCGAGAGCGTAACGCGCGTCCTGAAGCGGTTCGAGGAGTTCCGCCAGAAGTGGGAGATTCCGACGCAGACCTGCGTGCTGGCCCATGTCACGACCCAGATGGAAGCGGTCAAGCGCGGCGCGCCGACCGGCCTTATCTTCCAATCCATTGCCGGCTCGGAGAAAGGCAACGCGGCATTCGGCTTCAACGCCGCCACGATCGAGGAAGCGCAGCAGCTCGTGCTGCGGCATGGCCAAGTGTCCGGTCCGGACGTGATGTACTTCGAGACGGGCCAAGGCTCGGAGCTGTCTTCCGAAGCCCACCACGGAATCGACCAGGTGACGATGGAAGCGCGCTGCTACGGCTTCGCCAAGCGGTTCAATCCGTTCCTCGTCAACACGGTCGTCGGGTTCATCGGCCCTGAATACTTGTATGATGCGAAGCAGGTTATCCGCGCCGGGCTGGAGGATCACTTTATGGGCAAGCTGACGGGCATCTCCATGGGCTGCGACGCTTGCTACACGAACCATATGAAGGCCGATCAGAACGACCTGGAAAATCTGGCCGTGCTGCTGACGACGGCAGGATGCAACTTCTTCATGGGCATCCCGCATGGCGACGATGTCATGCTGAACTATCAGACCACCGGCTATCACGAGACCGCGACGCTGCGCGAATTGCTTGGCCTGCGTCCAATCCGGGAGTTCGAGCAGTGGATGGAGAAAATGGGCTTCATCGAAAATGGCAAGCTGACGAAAAAAGCCGGAGACGCGTCAGTGTTTCTCAAGTAA
- the eutD gene encoding ethanolamine utilization phosphate acetyltransferase EutD, producing MDNQLVESIVNEVVKRVRDEACIEIEASGKHVHLNREAIDALFGPGYQLTKAKDLSQPGQYACKERVTLIGPKGALHNVVVLGPERKESQVEVSQTDAVVLGIPVPVRESGKLEGTPGIVIASGSNMIRLERGLIAAQRHIHVKAEDAAKYNVENGEIVQVKVYGKRPLIFDDVLVRVSPNYETYMHIDYDEANACGFVKGTKGKILKKTN from the coding sequence GTGGATAATCAACTGGTAGAAAGCATCGTGAATGAAGTGGTCAAGCGGGTGCGGGATGAAGCCTGCATCGAGATCGAAGCATCCGGCAAGCATGTGCACTTGAACCGGGAAGCGATTGATGCGCTGTTCGGCCCAGGCTATCAACTGACGAAGGCGAAGGATCTGTCCCAGCCGGGACAATACGCTTGCAAAGAGCGCGTCACGCTGATCGGGCCGAAGGGCGCTCTGCACAACGTCGTCGTGCTGGGGCCGGAACGCAAGGAATCGCAGGTGGAGGTCTCGCAGACGGACGCCGTCGTGCTGGGCATCCCTGTTCCCGTCAGAGAGAGCGGCAAGCTGGAAGGAACTCCGGGCATCGTCATCGCTTCGGGCAGCAACATGATCCGGCTGGAGCGAGGCTTGATCGCCGCGCAGCGCCATATCCACGTGAAGGCGGAAGACGCCGCGAAATACAATGTGGAGAACGGCGAAATCGTGCAGGTGAAAGTGTACGGCAAGCGTCCGCTTATTTTCGACGACGTGCTGGTGCGGGTGAGCCCGAACTATGAAACGTACATGCATATCGACTATGACGAGGCGAATGCGTGCGGCTTTGTGAAAGGCACGAAGGGCAAGATTTTGAAAAAGACCAACTAG
- a CDS encoding ethanolamine utilization cobalamin adenosyltransferase, with amino-acid sequence MAVITESELRKHFRNQNLKEVAVYEAPAGTILTPSAKSFLSDHQIELRYVGAPAADSPAPKKEVKLQITKNLDTQQDPAEGKKRFRTLYGGFLETKPEHMTHLYGNMLVFKDHPRILFRGKLDSLETKILEAQISCSKLNMTKLVDDLEEILQFVRKIVRCEVLSESIEEFHLLGMTPKELREQSHFPKKYFGLEHFQPSYDMGEAVVVINALRTLTRETELLAYQAFKTEHGGAEREDIIRTLNRLSSLFWIIMFRIRVGQYNS; translated from the coding sequence ATGGCTGTGATTACGGAAAGCGAGCTGCGCAAGCACTTTCGGAATCAGAATCTGAAAGAGGTTGCCGTATATGAGGCTCCGGCGGGCACGATTCTGACCCCTTCCGCCAAAAGCTTTTTGAGCGATCATCAGATTGAGCTTCGTTATGTGGGAGCCCCCGCTGCAGACAGCCCGGCGCCCAAGAAGGAAGTCAAGCTTCAAATCACCAAAAACTTGGACACTCAGCAAGACCCGGCCGAAGGAAAAAAACGTTTCCGCACGCTGTACGGCGGTTTTCTGGAGACGAAGCCCGAGCATATGACCCATTTATATGGAAATATGCTTGTTTTTAAAGATCATCCCCGGATTTTATTCCGCGGCAAGCTGGATTCATTGGAAACCAAAATTTTAGAAGCGCAAATCAGCTGCTCCAAGCTGAACATGACCAAGCTGGTCGACGATTTGGAAGAGATTTTACAGTTCGTGCGAAAAATCGTGCGCTGTGAAGTGTTGAGCGAAAGCATCGAGGAATTTCATTTGCTTGGGATGACACCGAAGGAATTGCGCGAGCAGTCCCATTTTCCCAAGAAATACTTTGGATTGGAACATTTTCAACCCAGCTATGATATGGGCGAAGCGGTTGTTGTCATAAATGCGTTGCGCACATTGACGAGGGAGACGGAGCTGCTGGCTTACCAAGCCTTCAAAACGGAGCACGGAGGCGCCGAGCGCGAAGACATCATTCGGACGCTGAACCGGCTGTCTTCATTGTTCTGGATCATCATGTTCCGAATCCGCGTAGGACAGTACAATTCTTGA
- the eutL gene encoding ethanolamine utilization microcompartment protein EutL, with the protein MRNDPIHAKVLGVKLIPNVSPDLAGTLELKPHHKSLGILTADIDDVTYTALDEATKAAAVDVVYARSMYAGSANASTKLAGEVIGILAGPSPEEVRSGLNAAVDYIETGAHFVSANEDDSITYFAHCVSRTGSYLSQTANIKEGEALAYLIAPPLEAMYAIDAALKAADVTMAAFFGPPSETNFAGALLTGSQSACKAACDAFADAVQFVADNPASY; encoded by the coding sequence ATGAGAAACGATCCGATTCATGCCAAGGTGTTAGGCGTTAAGCTGATTCCCAACGTAAGTCCGGATCTGGCTGGTACGCTGGAGCTGAAGCCGCATCATAAAAGCCTGGGGATCCTTACCGCAGACATTGACGATGTAACCTATACGGCGCTGGACGAAGCGACCAAAGCGGCTGCCGTGGATGTCGTCTATGCGCGAAGCATGTACGCCGGTTCGGCCAATGCTTCGACGAAGCTGGCGGGCGAGGTCATCGGGATATTGGCCGGCCCCAGTCCGGAGGAAGTGCGCAGCGGCTTGAACGCTGCCGTTGATTATATCGAGACCGGCGCTCATTTCGTTAGCGCCAACGAGGATGACAGCATCACGTATTTCGCCCATTGCGTCTCCCGTACAGGAAGCTATTTGTCCCAGACCGCCAACATCAAGGAAGGGGAAGCGCTGGCGTATCTCATCGCCCCGCCGCTGGAAGCGATGTATGCGATCGATGCGGCGCTGAAGGCCGCCGATGTAACGATGGCCGCCTTCTTCGGTCCTCCTTCCGAGACCAACTTCGCCGGCGCCTTGCTGACGGGCAGCCAGTCTGCCTGCAAGGCGGCATGCGACGCGTTCGCGGACGCTGTCCAGTTCGTCGCCGATAACCCGGCGAGCTATTAA
- the eutA gene encoding ethanolamine ammonia-lyase reactivating factor EutA: protein MNEQLLSVGIDMGTSTTQLVLSKLHIQNLASSFSVPRLVITDKEVVYRSDICFTPVLADNRIDAGQIQTFVQEQYRKAGIRKEEIQTGAVIITGETARKDNANEVLQSLSGFAGDFVVATAGPDLESIIAAKGAGAHTYSKEHSTSIVNIDIGGGTSNLALFDDGELLDTGCLDIGGRLIKVDQRTHEITYIAPKIKQLAERRGLQLALGQQVTPAALEPIIGEMVKLLEESVGLRPPGDFYDTIVTNKGLKLDRDIPCISFSGGVADYVYQEAPGDVFQYGDIGILLGRAIAASPLTQRMTVARSAETIRATVVGAGSHTTEISGSTITYTEESFPIKNIPILKLASADESGSAEALAQAIADKLNWFKLNNDLQRVAIALEGKKSPSFQEVQKYAYGLREGMAELLEREYPLIVIVHHDMAKVLGQTLYALLDYKKDVVCIDSVQVDNGDYIDIGKPIAEGKVLPVVIKTLVFH from the coding sequence GTGAACGAGCAACTGCTAAGCGTTGGCATCGATATGGGGACCTCGACGACCCAGCTCGTGCTGTCGAAGCTGCATATTCAGAACCTGGCATCGTCCTTTTCGGTGCCCCGCTTGGTCATTACGGACAAAGAAGTGGTCTACCGGAGCGATATCTGCTTCACGCCCGTGCTGGCGGACAACCGGATTGACGCCGGGCAAATCCAGACGTTCGTGCAAGAGCAGTACCGGAAAGCGGGCATCCGCAAGGAAGAAATCCAAACCGGCGCTGTCATCATTACGGGCGAGACGGCCCGCAAGGACAATGCCAATGAAGTGCTGCAGTCGCTAAGCGGCTTCGCCGGAGACTTCGTGGTCGCCACCGCAGGCCCGGACCTGGAAAGCATCATTGCCGCCAAAGGCGCGGGGGCCCACACGTATTCCAAGGAGCATTCGACGTCCATCGTCAATATCGATATTGGCGGCGGGACTAGCAATCTGGCCTTATTCGACGATGGAGAGCTGCTGGACACGGGATGTCTCGACATCGGGGGCCGCCTGATCAAGGTCGACCAACGGACGCACGAGATTACGTATATCGCGCCAAAGATCAAGCAGCTCGCGGAACGAAGGGGATTGCAGCTGGCTCTTGGGCAGCAGGTGACGCCGGCCGCGCTGGAGCCGATCATCGGGGAGATGGTGAAGCTGCTCGAGGAAAGCGTCGGGCTCCGGCCGCCGGGTGATTTCTACGACACGATCGTCACCAACAAAGGGCTGAAGCTGGACCGGGACATACCGTGCATCTCCTTCTCCGGAGGGGTAGCCGACTATGTGTACCAGGAAGCGCCGGGCGATGTGTTCCAGTATGGAGATATCGGAATCCTGCTTGGGAGAGCGATTGCCGCTTCCCCGTTGACGCAGCGGATGACCGTGGCGCGATCGGCCGAGACCATCCGGGCCACCGTCGTGGGGGCCGGTTCCCATACGACCGAGATTAGCGGAAGCACGATTACCTACACGGAAGAGAGCTTCCCGATCAAAAACATTCCGATTCTGAAGCTTGCGTCTGCGGATGAATCGGGGAGCGCCGAGGCGCTGGCCCAGGCTATCGCCGACAAATTGAACTGGTTCAAGCTGAACAATGATCTGCAGCGGGTCGCCATTGCTTTGGAAGGGAAGAAGAGCCCAAGCTTCCAAGAGGTGCAGAAGTATGCGTACGGATTGCGCGAAGGCATGGCGGAGCTGCTGGAAAGGGAGTACCCGCTAATCGTGATTGTCCACCACGATATGGCGAAGGTGCTGGGACAGACGCTGTACGCCCTGCTGGATTACAAGAAGGATGTCGTCTGCATCGACAGCGTGCAGGTCGACAACGGCGACTATATCGACATCGGCAAGCCGATTGCGGAGGGCAAGGTATTGCCTGTCGTTATCAAAACGCTTGTGTTTCATTAA
- the pduA gene encoding propanediol utilization microcompartment protein PduA: MANANALGMVETKGLVGAIEAADAMVKAANVTLIGKEQIGAGLVTVMVRGDVGAVKAATDAGAAAAERVGELLSVHVIPRPHTEVDAILPKTKAE; the protein is encoded by the coding sequence ATGGCAAACGCAAACGCATTGGGAATGGTAGAAACAAAAGGTCTGGTAGGCGCAATCGAAGCAGCAGACGCAATGGTCAAAGCGGCTAACGTTACTTTGATCGGCAAAGAGCAAATCGGCGCAGGTCTCGTCACGGTCATGGTTCGCGGCGACGTAGGTGCCGTCAAAGCGGCAACGGATGCAGGCGCGGCTGCGGCAGAGCGCGTGGGCGAATTGCTGTCCGTGCACGTTATCCCAAGACCGCACACGGAAGTGGATGCCATCCTTCCTAAGACAAAAGCCGAATAA
- a CDS encoding BMC domain-containing protein, which yields MRHNALGLVEVRGYLGAIAAADAALKAASVTCIGAEIVKGGLVTVKLSGDVGAVQAAVEAGAEAAKQLNVLLTRHVIARLHEETAAMVAGPVDADANEPQAGEAAPAGDEAPAGEKVAATSSAAEEAAEAPPAAEPAEAKAEVNAAAPAGETAAASKAEAAVQPDSGRTGSMSAPAAKAEAPAPAAEMKASAQPSRSDAQSPRTEPAVAPAAKRAKKTKKATS from the coding sequence ATGAGACATAACGCGTTAGGTTTGGTGGAAGTCAGAGGCTATCTGGGAGCCATCGCCGCGGCGGATGCCGCCTTGAAAGCGGCGAGCGTCACCTGCATCGGCGCGGAGATCGTCAAGGGCGGATTGGTGACGGTCAAGCTGAGCGGCGACGTCGGCGCCGTGCAGGCTGCCGTGGAAGCGGGAGCCGAGGCGGCGAAGCAGTTGAATGTGCTGCTGACAAGGCATGTCATTGCGCGTCTGCATGAGGAGACGGCCGCCATGGTGGCGGGTCCGGTTGACGCAGACGCCAATGAGCCGCAGGCCGGGGAGGCAGCCCCCGCCGGAGACGAAGCGCCAGCGGGCGAGAAAGTCGCGGCAACGTCTTCAGCCGCTGAGGAAGCAGCGGAAGCTCCTCCCGCGGCAGAACCGGCTGAGGCTAAGGCTGAGGTGAACGCCGCAGCGCCGGCAGGAGAGACCGCAGCGGCAAGCAAGGCGGAAGCCGCGGTTCAACCGGATTCCGGCCGGACCGGAAGCATGTCTGCGCCTGCCGCCAAGGCCGAAGCTCCTGCGCCGGCTGCCGAGATGAAGGCAAGCGCGCAGCCAAGCCGCAGCGATGCACAGTCACCGCGCACAGAGCCGGCCGTCGCGCCGGCAGCGAAACGAGCGAAGAAAACGAAAAAAGCCACCTCGTAA
- the eutH gene encoding ethanolamine utilization protein EutH, with amino-acid sequence MEINEIIIYGMVIFMILGAIDKCIGYKFGLGHQFDEGLMAMGSLTLAMVGIISLSPVLAKLLSPIVVPLYSALGADPAMFATTLLANDMGGFSLAQELAQTPEAGLFAGTILGAMLGPTIVFIIPVALGIIKKEDHKYLATGVLAGIVTIPIGCLLGGLAAGFPIMMIVSNLVPILLFALLIVLGLWKFPQGMIKGFTIFGQFIVIVATLGLAAGITQQLTDITIIPGLAPIEEGIKIVGDISIVLAGAFAMVFVITKVFNKPLMKLGKMLGMNEIAAAGMVATLANVIPMFGMMKDMDARGKVINVAFAVSAAFVFGDHLGFTAGVAKEMIFPMIVGKLIGGITAVFVAVYLAKKMAPEPNEGQQEAA; translated from the coding sequence GTGGAGATTAACGAAATCATCATTTACGGCATGGTTATTTTCATGATTCTCGGCGCCATCGACAAGTGCATCGGTTACAAATTCGGGCTTGGCCATCAATTCGATGAAGGACTTATGGCCATGGGCTCGCTCACACTGGCGATGGTCGGAATCATCTCGCTGTCTCCCGTGCTGGCCAAGCTGTTAAGCCCGATTGTCGTCCCGCTGTACAGCGCGCTGGGAGCAGACCCCGCGATGTTCGCAACGACGCTGCTGGCCAATGACATGGGCGGATTTTCATTGGCGCAGGAATTGGCGCAGACGCCGGAAGCCGGCTTGTTCGCCGGTACGATTCTCGGCGCCATGCTGGGGCCGACTATCGTATTCATCATTCCGGTTGCGCTTGGCATCATTAAGAAGGAAGACCACAAATATTTGGCTACCGGCGTCTTGGCCGGCATTGTCACGATCCCAATCGGCTGCTTGCTCGGGGGATTAGCGGCAGGTTTTCCGATTATGATGATTGTGTCCAACCTGGTGCCGATTCTGCTGTTCGCCCTGCTGATCGTGCTTGGCTTGTGGAAGTTCCCGCAGGGCATGATCAAAGGCTTCACCATTTTCGGACAGTTCATTGTTATCGTCGCGACGCTGGGGCTCGCGGCCGGCATTACGCAGCAGCTGACGGACATCACGATTATTCCCGGACTCGCGCCGATTGAGGAAGGAATCAAGATTGTCGGCGACATTTCCATTGTACTGGCCGGCGCCTTCGCGATGGTCTTTGTCATCACGAAGGTATTCAACAAGCCGCTGATGAAGCTGGGCAAAATGCTCGGCATGAACGAGATTGCGGCGGCGGGCATGGTCGCCACGCTCGCCAACGTCATCCCGATGTTCGGGATGATGAAGGACATGGATGCCCGGGGCAAGGTCATCAACGTGGCCTTTGCCGTGTCCGCGGCATTCGTATTCGGCGATCACCTCGGCTTTACCGCCGGGGTCGCCAAGGAAATGATCTTCCCGATGATTGTCGGGAAGCTGATAGGCGGCATTACGGCCGTTTTCGTAGCCGTATACTTGGCGAAGAAAATGGCGCCGGAACCGAACGAAGGGCAGCAGGAGGCCGCATAA
- a CDS encoding BMC domain-containing protein — MSSAIGVVELRSISKGYETADRMLKTSPVDVHHLKPICPGKFLIIMSGDTADVQAAMDSAKAEAGEFRISDFMLNGVHPGLVDGLKKRYSSQPVDAVGILETSTVSSGIYAFNEALKQCDIYVKRMNLGMAIGGKFLAVFTGSVSDVEQGMKVIASSMDEKRIVHCTVLRSPSEEIRQHFR, encoded by the coding sequence ATGAGTAGCGCGATTGGTGTAGTGGAGCTTCGCAGCATCAGCAAAGGATACGAAACGGCGGATCGCATGCTGAAGACCTCTCCCGTGGACGTGCATCATCTGAAGCCGATTTGCCCAGGCAAGTTCCTCATCATTATGAGCGGCGATACCGCTGACGTACAGGCGGCGATGGATTCCGCGAAGGCGGAAGCGGGTGAATTCCGGATTAGCGATTTTATGCTGAACGGCGTTCATCCCGGTCTCGTGGACGGCTTGAAGAAGCGCTATTCTTCCCAACCCGTGGACGCCGTCGGAATTTTGGAGACGTCAACGGTTTCTTCCGGGATTTATGCGTTCAATGAGGCTTTGAAGCAGTGCGATATTTATGTGAAAAGGATGAACCTCGGCATGGCGATTGGCGGCAAGTTCCTCGCCGTGTTCACGGGAAGCGTGAGCGACGTGGAACAAGGGATGAAGGTGATCGCCTCCTCCATGGATGAAAAGCGGATTGTTCATTGCACCGTGCTTCGTTCCCCGAGCGAGGAAATCAGACAGCATTTCCGATAG
- a CDS encoding EutN/CcmL family microcompartment protein, producing the protein MIVGKVAGSLWATRKDNKLNGLTFLVVKPLSVDGAPVQRDHFVAADNAGAGIGDTVLVTTGSAARTSIANADVPVDAVIVGIVDSIEVARHE; encoded by the coding sequence ATGATCGTGGGAAAAGTGGCGGGCAGCCTGTGGGCTACCCGTAAAGACAATAAGCTAAACGGGCTGACCTTTCTGGTGGTCAAGCCGTTATCGGTGGACGGCGCGCCGGTTCAGCGCGACCATTTCGTCGCCGCGGACAACGCGGGAGCAGGCATCGGCGACACCGTGCTCGTTACGACAGGAAGCGCGGCCCGGACATCGATAGCCAATGCGGACGTGCCCGTTGACGCGGTCATCGTGGGCATCGTCGATTCGATCGAGGTGGCCCGCCATGAGTAG
- a CDS encoding acetaldehyde dehydrogenase (acetylating), giving the protein METLDKDLRSIQEVRNLIKKAKEAQARLATMSQEQIDAIVKAIADAGYQNREKLAKMANEETGFGRWQDKIIKNAFASKQVYDSIKDMKTVGVLKEDKAHKVMEVAVPVGVIAGLIPSTNPTSTVIYKALIALKAGNSIVFSPHPNALKCILETVKIISEAAVQAGCPEGAIAVMSVPTIQGTDQLMKHDDVALILATGGTAMVKAAYSSGTPAIGVGPGNGPAFIEKSANIPLAVKRIMDSKTFDNGTICASEQSVVVEACSKDAVIAEFKKQGAYFLSAEEAAQLGKFIMRANGTMNPQIVGRSVEHIAKLANLDIPAGTRVLIAEENRVGRNVPYSREKLAPILAFYTEDSWEAACERCIEILNGEGAGHTMVIHSENEEIVREFALKKPVSRLLVNTPGTLGGIGATTAIAPALTLGCGAVGGSSTSDNISPLNLLNIRRVAYGLREMEDLAEKPAAQTGAASIDLGDKEQLINLIVKRILAEM; this is encoded by the coding sequence ATGGAAACATTGGATAAAGACCTAAGATCCATTCAAGAAGTCCGCAATCTGATCAAAAAAGCCAAAGAGGCGCAAGCCCGACTGGCCACGATGTCGCAGGAGCAGATCGACGCGATTGTCAAAGCGATCGCCGATGCCGGCTATCAGAACCGTGAGAAGCTGGCGAAGATGGCCAATGAAGAAACGGGCTTCGGCCGTTGGCAGGACAAGATCATCAAAAACGCATTCGCTTCGAAGCAAGTGTATGACTCGATTAAAGATATGAAGACGGTTGGCGTCCTGAAAGAGGACAAAGCGCACAAGGTGATGGAGGTGGCCGTGCCTGTCGGCGTTATTGCCGGCCTGATTCCATCCACCAACCCGACATCGACCGTTATCTACAAAGCGCTCATTGCGCTTAAAGCCGGGAACAGCATCGTCTTCTCCCCGCATCCGAATGCGCTGAAGTGCATTCTGGAGACGGTGAAGATTATCAGCGAAGCGGCCGTACAGGCGGGCTGTCCGGAGGGCGCGATTGCGGTGATGTCGGTTCCGACGATTCAAGGCACCGATCAATTGATGAAGCACGACGATGTTGCCTTGATTCTCGCTACCGGCGGAACGGCTATGGTCAAAGCGGCTTACTCGTCCGGCACGCCGGCCATCGGCGTCGGCCCGGGCAACGGCCCTGCCTTTATCGAGAAGAGCGCCAACATTCCGCTTGCGGTCAAGCGCATCATGGATTCCAAGACATTCGACAACGGCACCATTTGCGCATCGGAGCAATCCGTCGTCGTCGAAGCATGCAGCAAGGATGCGGTTATCGCTGAATTCAAGAAGCAGGGCGCGTACTTCCTCTCCGCAGAGGAAGCCGCACAGCTTGGGAAATTCATTATGCGGGCCAATGGCACGATGAACCCGCAAATCGTCGGTCGCAGCGTAGAGCATATCGCGAAGCTGGCGAACCTGGATATTCCGGCGGGCACGCGCGTGCTGATTGCCGAAGAGAACCGCGTCGGCCGCAACGTTCCGTATTCGCGCGAGAAGCTGGCTCCAATCCTGGCGTTCTACACCGAAGACAGCTGGGAAGCGGCGTGCGAGCGCTGCATCGAGATTTTGAACGGGGAAGGCGCCGGACATACGATGGTCATTCATTCCGAGAATGAAGAGATTGTCCGGGAGTTCGCACTGAAGAAGCCGGTATCCCGCTTGCTGGTCAATACGCCGGGAACACTTGGCGGCATCGGCGCGACGACGGCGATTGCACCGGCGCTTACGCTCGGCTGCGGCGCAGTCGGCGGAAGCTCGACATCCGACAACATCAGCCCGCTCAATCTGCTCAACATCCGTCGAGTCGCTTACGGGCTTAGAGAAATGGAAGACCTGGCTGAGAAGCCGGCAGCACAGACCGGAGCGGCAAGCATCGATCTTGGCGATAAAGAGCAGTTGATCAATTTGATCGTCAAACGCATCCTGGCAGAAATGTAA
- the eutC gene encoding ethanolamine ammonia-lyase subunit EutC → MNEKDLKSMIESILNEMVGNLPQEAAKPAQAEAPAQPAAEPASAPQMAVTEPVPAAAMQMALPEEEKADSGECLDDITEIDLRKQLLVPEPADREGYMKMKEKTPARLGVWRAGPRYKTITSLRFRADHAAAQDAVFSYVSEDFVKEMNLVAIETMCRDKDEYITRPDLGRQFSAETIEYIKQHTAKGAKVQMMVGDGLSSAAIEANLRDIVPAITQGLKMYGIETGNILFVKHCRVPSMDVIGDVTEADVVCLLVGERPGLVTAESMSAYIAYKPTVGMPEARRTVISNIHSGGTPAVEAGAHIAELIKTMIDRKASGIDLKL, encoded by the coding sequence ATGAATGAAAAAGACCTGAAATCGATGATTGAATCGATTCTGAACGAGATGGTAGGCAACTTGCCGCAGGAAGCCGCCAAGCCGGCCCAAGCCGAGGCGCCTGCCCAGCCGGCAGCCGAGCCCGCATCTGCCCCGCAGATGGCGGTGACCGAGCCGGTTCCGGCCGCGGCCATGCAGATGGCGCTGCCTGAGGAAGAGAAAGCGGACAGCGGCGAATGTCTGGACGATATTACGGAGATCGACCTGCGCAAGCAGCTGCTCGTTCCCGAACCGGCCGATCGCGAAGGCTATATGAAGATGAAGGAAAAGACGCCGGCCCGTCTTGGCGTATGGCGTGCGGGCCCGCGCTACAAAACCATTACGTCGCTGCGGTTCCGCGCTGACCACGCCGCCGCCCAGGATGCCGTATTCTCTTACGTGTCCGAGGATTTCGTGAAGGAAATGAATCTGGTGGCGATCGAGACGATGTGCCGGGACAAGGATGAATACATTACCCGGCCGGATCTGGGGCGCCAGTTCTCCGCAGAGACGATTGAATATATTAAGCAGCACACAGCCAAGGGCGCCAAGGTGCAGATGATGGTCGGCGACGGCCTGAGCTCGGCCGCGATCGAAGCAAATCTGCGCGACATCGTGCCGGCGATCACCCAAGGTCTCAAGATGTATGGCATCGAGACCGGCAATATTTTGTTCGTCAAGCATTGCCGCGTGCCATCGATGGATGTCATCGGCGACGTCACCGAGGCTGACGTGGTCTGCCTGCTGGTCGGCGAGCGGCCGGGGCTGGTTACGGCGGAATCGATGAGCGCCTACATCGCCTATAAGCCGACGGTCGGCATGCCGGAAGCGCGGCGCACGGTGATTTCCAACATCCATTCGGGCGGAACGCCTGCGGTGGAAGCGGGCGCGCATATCGCCGAATTGATTAAGACGATGATTGACCGCAAAGCATCGGGGATTGATCTGAAACTGTAG